The Synergistaceae bacterium sequence CTTCGCCCTCAGTCGCTCGGCGAGTTTTTGGGCCAGGAGAAACTGAAGGAGAAACTGTCGATCTTCATAAAGGCGGCCAGGCAGAGGAGAGAGGCGCTGGACCACACCCTCCTTTACGGGCCTCCCGGGCTGGGAAAGACGACCCTCGCGGGGATCATAGCCCGCGAGATGGGAGGACAGCTGCGCGTCACGACAGGCCCCTCCCTGGAGAGGACCGGGGATCTCGCGGCCATTCTCTCGAACCTGGAGCCGAACGACGTGCTCTTCATAGACGAGATACACAGGCTACCCACGAACGTCGAGGAGATACTATACCCGGCTATGGAGGACTACGCGCTCCATATCATCGTGGGGAAGGGGCCGCTGGCGAACAACATCTGCCTGCCGCTCCCCGGCTTCACCCTCGTGGGCGCCACCACGAGACTGGGTCTGCTCACCTCGCCGCTGCGCGCCCGTTTTGGTATAGTGGAGCAGCTGTCACCCTACACGGACGACGAGCTGCGGAGGATCGTGACAAGGGGGGCCAGGGTTCTGGGCACCGAGATACAGGATGACGCATCGAAGGAGATCGCACGCCGCTCCAGGGGCACTCCGCGAATCGCCCTTCGCCTCCTCCGAAGAGTTCGGGACGTGGCCGAGGTCAGATCCACCGGGGCCATCGACGTGGCCCTTGCGGGAGCGGCGATGGATATGCTCGGGCTGGACGACATGGGGCTGGACGAGGGCGACAGGAGGATATTGAGGGTGATCGTCGAGCTCTTCGACGGAGGTCCCGTCGGGCTCTCAACTCTGGGAGCGGCCCTCAACGAGGAGGTGCAGACCATAGAGGATATATACGAGCCCTTTCTGATTCAGCGAGGCTTCATCGAGAGGACCCCCAGGGGCAGAAGGGCCACCAGGAACAGCTGGGCCTACCTGGGCAAGGAGCCTCCATCGGAAGACCAGGAGCAGTGGCGTCTGCCCCTTCCCTCGGAAGAGGAGGAGGCCGAATCGTGAACTCCATCGGGAGGGCCCTGATCGCAGCGGGCTGCATCCTGGTGCTGTCGGGCGTTCTTCTCCTGCTTCTCGGCAGGTATACCGGCTTCTTCGGCAAACTGCCAGGCGACATCTCCTTCAGCCGAAAGGGGCTCACCGTCTTTGCCCCCTTCACGAGCATGATAATCCTCAGCGTTTTGCTGACGGTCGTGATAAATATCATCTTCAGGTTTCTGAAATAGCCTTTATTCGGAGGAGTGCTTATGTTGAAGGACAAGAACAAGGGAGCTCCGGCTTCGACTCTTTCTCTGCTTTTCGCCGTTTTTCTGCTTATTCTCATGCTCCAGTCTCCGGCTCTTGCCAGGAACGTGTCCGTGGGGCTCGCGATAGGGCAGGCATCCGTATCGGTAAAGAGCGAATCGGCCATCACCGTGGTCGACTCAGGCGGGAAAAAACATTCGGTCGGCAAGTCGGTCGATTTCAAAGCATCGGCGAAGGGCTGCGTATCCGCGGGGAAGCTTCTGCTGAAGCTGCCTGTGAGCCTCTCTTCGGGGCACCCCCTGTCGTTCAACGGAAGGCGTTACCGGGGGTCCCTTCGCCTGGTCGCGTCCGGTTCGGGCGTGACGCTTCTCAACGTAATCGATCTCGAGGAGTACCTCAGGGGCGTGCTGAAGATGGAGGTGAACCCCGCCTGGTCGATGGAGGCGTTGAAGGCTCAGGCGATCATATCAAGGACATACGCCCTTAGAAGCGTGCTCAACAACAAGGGCAAGGGGGGGTTCGACCTTCGAGACGGCATAACGTCTCAGGTGTACCGGGGGATCAACGCTGAGGACAAGAAGACCGACGAGGCCATCAAGTCCACCAGGGGAATGATCCTGAAGTACGGAGGCGGCATCGCGTTTACTCCTTTTCACTCTTTCAGCGGAGGGGCCACCGCCGATGTCTCCACTGTCTGGGGGGGCGACATGCCCTACCTCAAGGGGGTAAAGGAGGACTTCAGGACAGACTCGCCAAACAATCACTGGGAGACGCGCCTTACCCCCGCCCAGGTGGAGGGGGCCCTGCGCTCCGCCGGCGTCAACGTAGGACGGCTGCAGGAGCTGCGCGTCGAGAAGACCGACCCGCACGGCAGGGCGACAGTGCTTCGCGCTATCGGAACCAATGGAACCAAGACGCTCAAGAGCCATAACTTCCGCATGGCGGCCGGCAGCAACGTCATCAAGAGCACCGTGATGACAATCACCCCTCCCGGTGGAAGAATACCGCAATCGCAGCCCGATCGGCAGCCGCCCGCGGAGATCCCGACCGCCGCTCCGCCTGCAGGCGAGCCGCTCCCGGACATACCTACATCTCTCACGCCCATGAGCGCGTCCGAGGAGCTGAAACTGACCCAGCTGACGGAACAGGGCGCTTTCAACTCGGAGGAGTTGATGGACATGCTGATGAACCCTGACAAGCGCAAAGGATACCTGGTCAAGGCGCTGCGAAGCGTCAAACCGGAGACGCCGGCTGTCAGCCCCCTGCCGAAGCCTCAGCCGAGCCCGCCCCCTTCGTACTCGACGGATTGTTTTGTCTTCACCGGCAGAGGCTGGGGACACGGAGTGGGCCTGTCTCAGTGGGGGGCGAAGGCCTT is a genomic window containing:
- a CDS encoding SpoIID/LytB domain-containing protein, whose product is MLKDKNKGAPASTLSLLFAVFLLILMLQSPALARNVSVGLAIGQASVSVKSESAITVVDSGGKKHSVGKSVDFKASAKGCVSAGKLLLKLPVSLSSGHPLSFNGRRYRGSLRLVASGSGVTLLNVIDLEEYLRGVLKMEVNPAWSMEALKAQAIISRTYALRSVLNNKGKGGFDLRDGITSQVYRGINAEDKKTDEAIKSTRGMILKYGGGIAFTPFHSFSGGATADVSTVWGGDMPYLKGVKEDFRTDSPNNHWETRLTPAQVEGALRSAGVNVGRLQELRVEKTDPHGRATVLRAIGTNGTKTLKSHNFRMAAGSNVIKSTVMTITPPGGRIPQSQPDRQPPAEIPTAAPPAGEPLPDIPTSLTPMSASEELKLTQLTEQGAFNSEELMDMLMNPDKRKGYLVKALRSVKPETPAVSPLPKPQPSPPPSYSTDCFVFTGRGWGHGVGLSQWGAKALADKGWSHKQILDFYYPGTKLDKMQ
- a CDS encoding DUF2905 domain-containing protein codes for the protein MNSIGRALIAAGCILVLSGVLLLLLGRYTGFFGKLPGDISFSRKGLTVFAPFTSMIILSVLLTVVINIIFRFLK
- the ruvB gene encoding Holliday junction branch migration DNA helicase RuvB, whose translation is MTAAINRFLDPNDGPGEDESTLRPQSLGEFLGQEKLKEKLSIFIKAARQRREALDHTLLYGPPGLGKTTLAGIIAREMGGQLRVTTGPSLERTGDLAAILSNLEPNDVLFIDEIHRLPTNVEEILYPAMEDYALHIIVGKGPLANNICLPLPGFTLVGATTRLGLLTSPLRARFGIVEQLSPYTDDELRRIVTRGARVLGTEIQDDASKEIARRSRGTPRIALRLLRRVRDVAEVRSTGAIDVALAGAAMDMLGLDDMGLDEGDRRILRVIVELFDGGPVGLSTLGAALNEEVQTIEDIYEPFLIQRGFIERTPRGRRATRNSWAYLGKEPPSEDQEQWRLPLPSEEEEAES